The following DNA comes from Candidatus Eremiobacterota bacterium.
GGCGATCTCGCGCCTGTTGCCGCCGAGCGGCGGCAGCATCCGTTTCGGCGGACGTTCGCTCGAGGGGCTCGACCCGGAAGACGTCGTCGCGCTGGGGATCGCGCACGTCCCCGAAGGGCGCAAGATCTTCCCGGGGCTGAGCGTCGTCGACAACTTGCGGCTCGGCGCGACGCCGCGCCGAGATGCCGGTCGCGCACAGACCGACGCGGACGTCGATGAGATGCTGCAGCTCTTCCCGCCGCTGCGCCCGCTCGGCGCGAAGATGGGCTGGACGCTCTCGGGGGGCGAGCAGCAGATGCTCGCGATCGCGCGCGGTCTCATGGCGCGCCCGAAGCTCTTGCTGCTCGACGAGCCGTCGCTGGGACTCGCGCCGCTGGTGGTGAAGGACGTGATGGAGACGATCGCGCGGATCGCGCGCGACGGCACGACGGTGCTGCTGGTCGAGCAGAACGCGCACCTCGCGCTGCAGATCGCCTCGCGCGCGTACGTGCTCGAAACGGGCCGCGTCGCGCTGAGCGGCGCCGCCTCGGAGTTGCTGAAGAGCGACGAGATGCGCCGTGCGTACCTGGGCAGCGCGGTGCGCGTCGCTGCGGCCATCGACGCGGCGGTATGACGTGCGCGCCAGCCGGCGTCTCTTTCTGATCGCGCTCGGTGCGCTTACCGCGGCGCCGGCGCGCGCGCGGGCCGCCGACGATCCGGCGGCGCCGGTCGTGATCCCGACCGTGTTGGAAGGCGGCCGGTTCTTCGCGACGCCGCGCGTCGCGGCGGACGGCGCGATGATGAAACTGTGGCTCGACACCGACGGCGGCGGCTTTCTGTTCAGCGAGACCGTCGCGCGCTGGAAGCTGCCGCTCGTCCCAGATCCGAACGGCAAGCCGACGCGCTGGGCGCGGCTGCCGGAGTTCGCTTCCGATGCGTCGATACCGCAGCCGGCGGGGCGCGGCGGCCGGCTGGTGGTCTTTGCGCGGAACGCCGATGCGCGGCGCGATCCGATCCTGAACGGCTTCGACGGTCAGCTCGGCGCGAGCTGGTTCCAAGGCGGCCGCTGGACGTTCGACTATCCCGCACGGCGCGTGCTGTTGCGCGGCCCGCTCACCGCGGACGACGGCGCGCGCGTGCGGGTGGCGTTCCCGCACGACGCGAGCGGCAGCCGCGTCGACGGCGGCGAGTATCCCAGCGTGCTGGTGACGATCGACGGCGTCGCGCACGCGATGGCGTTCGATATCGCCGCGAGCGTCGCGGTGAACGAGGCGGCGCGCAAGCGCTTCGCCGACGATCTGCCGCAGGTGCGCGCGACGAGCTTCGTCAAACGCGCGCTGCTCGCGGCCTGGCGCGCGAAGCATCCGGACTGGCCGGTGCTCGAGAACGTCTCCGTGACCTCGGGAATCGCGGCGATTCGCGTTCCGGCGGTCCGTCTGGAAGCGCTCAACCTCGGGCCGCTGTGGTTCACGACTCGCCCCGGCGACGACGTCTTCGATGGCCCCGATGCCTCGCTGGACGGCAAGCTCGGCGTAAACGCGTACGCGAGCCGCGTGGTGACGCTGGACTACCCGCGCGCGATCCTAGCGATTCGCTGACGATCTGCGTGACACCGAACTGCGGGTGGTGAACTGTTCGTGACGAGCTGCCGCCTGATGCACGAGGACTTTCGCACTGAACGCGCCGAAGTGGCGGGTCATGCGGCGTGTGGTATTCTTGCTTGGCGTCTTCGCGCTGTCGGCGTGCTCCGGAGGCGGTGTGGCGACCCCTGCGCCGCCCCAAGGTCCGTGTGCGCCGAACGTCACCGACACGCAGGCGAAGCTGATCTCGCCCCCGGCGGGCGCGACGGGCGTCTCGCCGACGATCGGAAGCATCACGTTTTCCTATGGCCTCGAGGAGTCCGCGTCGACCGTCTTCTACCAGCTCACGGCGAACGACGGCTCGCCCCCGATCCAACTCGGCGACTATCCGGTTCACGACGACGTGGTGGTGATCAGTCCCGGCGTTGCCTCGTTGGCGATTCCGCCGCTGAAGTCCGCGACCACGTACTCGGTAACCGGCTTCAACATCAACATGGTGCACATCGTCTGCTTCCGCTCCGTTACGGTCAAGCTGGGTTCGTTCACGACAAGCTAGCTGATCGCCCTCGACACGCTCAGGATGACAGCGTGCAGCTTCGCGATCCGCTAAGCCTGAGCGCTTATTCCTGCGACCATGGTGCGAGCGGGGCGTCTAGGGCTGCGCGCGGGACGACGAAGTGGTTCGCGGGATCGCCATAGCGATCGAACCTCACGGTGAACAGGTTTCCGGCGGTGCACGATTCGTACTCGGGCCCTTCCTTCGCGTAGAGGCACGTCATCGTCACCAGCCGGCGCCGGTAGGAGCGATGCTCCGGAGACCACGCCCGCGCGGTGAATCGCACGGCGCCGGTCAAGACGCCCTTGACGTGCCGGTCCGGGAGCTCCCGGACGACGAGCGGGGGCTCGCGCTCGTCGACCGGACTCTTTCGCGGGTGAAGACCGTGTGCCGCTGCGGACCTCATCATGCGCACCGTATCGATTTTCAGCCAGCCCTCTCGCCGGAAATACTGATAGACGATGGGACCGATGAAGTACGTTTCAGTTCGTTCGCCGCCGCGGATCCGCACGAGCTTGTAACGCCGCGGGCCGTCTTCGATTCCAACGAAGCGCTCTCCGTTCGAGGCGGTGACCGTTATACGATAGGAGGAACCAGCCGTCGCCCGTCGGGCGCTCTTCGGCAGCCACGCGATAGTGGGGAGCGTGAAGCCGACGAGATCGCGGTCGCCCGGATTCGGCCCGGCGCCGATCAGGGTGAGCGCCGCGGCGGTGGCAGCGGCTGCGCGACGAGCGGTGATGACCATCGAATCCGTTCTACCCGAACCGGTTAGCTCGGGATCGGGAGGCGGGTGCCGCGCCCTTCGACGATGCAGCGGTCGAATACGTGCGATGCTGCGGCGACGTCCCACAGGCCGATGCCGAGCGACTCGAAGAGCGTGATCTGATCGTCGGAGGTTCGGCCGAGCGCGTGGCCGGCGACGACGTCGCTCAGGCGCGTCGCGTGCTCCCACTGCCAGCGGCCGCTTTCGTTCGCCGCGCGCAGGTCGCCGGACTCGATCTTCGCCTGAGCGAGGTCTTCGACCGCGACGACCGCTGCGCGCGCGACCGCTTCGACGTCGATCTCCTGCGCGTTCGCGCGGTTCGAGCCCGCCGCGTTGACGTGCGCGCCGGCCTTGAGCCACGCGCCTTCCAGCACCGGGGTGTTGGAGTTGGTCATCGTGCACACGACGTCCGCCTCCGCCACCGCGTCGCGCCCGCTCGCGACCGGCTCGACCGGGACGTCGACACGTTCGCTCATCAGCTCGCAGAACTCCGCCCGGCGCTGCGGGTCGCGGCCGTAGACGAGGACGCGTTCGATCGGGCGCACGTGCACGCACGCTTCGAGCTGCGTGCGCGCTTGCCAGCCGGTGCCGATGACCGCCAGCGTGCGCGCGTCCTCGCGCGCCATGTAGCGCGTCGCGACGCCGGAAGCGGCGCCGGTGCGAATCTGCCCGAGCGCGTCGGCTTCGATGATCGCGAGCATTTCGCCGTTCTCGTCGAAGAGCGTGTACCAGAATTTCGCGCCGCGGCCTTTCGGCGCGACGGTGTACGTCTTGTGGCCCATGCGCCCGCCGTAGGCCGCGACCAGCACTTGGATGACCGACGAGCTCGTGTACGCGCGCTGGCGCGGCTTGTTCTGGGCGCGCCCCTCGGCGAGCGCGCGTGCGGCGTCTTCGACCAGCGCGAGCGCGTCGCGCATCGTAAACGTGGCGACGACGTCGCCTTCGGTCAGATAGAGCGGGTTCACGCGCGGCCCGAGCCGACCACGCCGGCGTCGTCGCCGCCGAAGCCGGCGGCGATGTAGCGGTCTTGCAACGCGGTGACGCCGGGCATGACGTCGAGGCGCGTGCCGTGGCGCGCCGCCTCCTCGATCATCAGCCGCGCGTCCTTGCGCGCCATGCTGAGCTCGAAGCTCGGCGGGCTGAAGCGGCCCTCGGCCATCTGCTTGCCGCGGCCTTGAATGGCGTTGCCCGGGTTGAACTCGCTGAAGAGCGCGTGCGCGTCTTTGGGATCGATCCCGAGCGAGCGCGCGAGCGCGAAGACGTCGGCGAGCCCGCCGGTGATCACCAGCAGCATCATGTTGCCGAAAAGCTTGAACGCGGCCGCGCGCGACGGGTCGTCGCCGAGCTCGAGAACCTTCCCGGTCATCGGCGCGAGCCGCGGTTTCACGCGCGCGCGCACCGCGGGATCGCCGGAGAGCAGCAGGATCCCGGTGGCCTCGCGCGCGTTCTGCGGGCCCATGAAGACCGGCGCGTGGACGAACGTGCGCCCGCGATCCGCCCAGCGCTGCACGCGCTCGGCGGTCGGCGTCGGCGCGGTCGTCGTGTGGTCCGCGATGAAGGCGGTCGGCAGGATCAGGTCGGTGAGCGGCTCCAGCACCGCATCGACGGCCGCGTCGTCGCTCAGCGTGAGGTGAATCTCCGCTGCGCCGCGCACCGCGTCGGCCGGGTTGTCGAACGCTTTCGCGCCGTCGGCTTCCAGCGCACGCGCTTTCTCGGCGGTGCGGTTCCAGACGTGGACCGTCTCGCCGCGCTCCAGCAGCTTGCGTACGAAGTTGGCGCCGAGCAGTCCGGTGCCTAGCCATGCGATCAAGGCGGTTCTCCTCAAATCGGTAATGTGGTCGGTCGCCGACGTTGTACCCGCGTTCCGCGCTGCGCGCATTCGAGCCGCTTGCCTTCCGGGGCGAGCAACAAGCATTGGACGTCTTCGGCAAATGCGGAGAAGCCGCAGTGTAGGATCAAATCGTACCGGCCTCATGAACGACGTCGTCAATGCCGTCATCCACGATCATCGGCACCGTGGATTGCGCCGACTGTTCGTAGTCGTTACGGTAAGGTGCGCAAATAATACGCATCTGAAGAATACTCCAAGGAATGTCACCTATGCGGCATCACCTTTTGCTCCGGGGCACTTGTGTCGCTATCCTGCAATGCTATACTCGGCATCGAGCAGCACCTGCGGGAAGCTGTTCGGAAAGGCCGCCACGATGAAAACGATCGCAGCCATGGCGTTCGTCGCTCTGCTCACGGGCTGTGCCGGAAGTCGCTCGAGCGTTCCACCAGCGGGTCAGCTGACGTCGCAGACCGGATCGCGCGAACCGCAATATGTCACCATTCAGCCTGGGTTCGGCGTCGAATACCTTGACACGTACGCGCCGGTCGGACCCTGCCAACCCGGTGTGCTTACGATCATGTCGGGTCGCGCACCGGTCACGAGCCTGTCGTTCCCAGCCGGCCAAGGCCCGCCACTCGTCGTATCGAACTGCAACTTCTTTACGCCTCAGAACGTCATCGTCTACCTCAATACTCCCACCTACGGTTCGCCGGTGCTTCGGTACACCAATCAAACGATCACGGTGGACGCGCCCGGCCCCGCACAAGTCACGGCAACCTGGTCCGCCGCGGGAGCGCCAGGACCCGAGTCGGTGATACGGTCACCCCAATCCAAAACGCCCTCAGGGACCGCAACGCCAAGTCCGACGGCGACGGTAACCTTTACGATCGGAGCACCGCAGAGCGGCAACCTTTCCAGGCGCATTCGGCTCTAAACGATCGGCCGGCGTTGAAGCCGTCTTCGCAAGTCATCCGGGCAGGCCGGTCGCGTAGGCGACCACCGCGCCGCGCCGCGCGATCAGCCGGTAGTGGCCCGCGCGCAGAACGTCGCGAATGAGCGGCAGCACGCGGCGCTGGAAATCCTCGTTCGGATAGTCTTCGGCGAAGACGACGTAGCCGGCACGCGACCATGACGGCCCGCTGCCGAGCGGCGTCGCGTTCGGGTGCGTCGCCGCAAGCGCCGTATACCACTCGTCGTGCGTCGCCACGCTCGCGTCGCGCGGAATCGTCGCGAGCACCGCGCGCGCATCGGCGAGCGCGTGGTACGACGGCTTGAGATAGTGCAGCGGGTGCAGCGGGCTGAACGCGATCAGCACGATCGCCGAGAGCACGAACGCGATCGTCGTCCAGCGGCGCTGAACGCGCAGCGTCGCGATCCCGCCGGCGAACGCGATCAGCAGCCACGGGATCCAGAGCGCCGCGTAGTGCATCCCCATCCGCCACACCAAGCCGCTGTTCGCCAGAAGCACGATCGCGAACCCGGGGACTGCCAGCAGCGCGAGCCGCGAGCGCAGCGGCACGAGGGCCAGCGGAACGAACGCTTCGAGCACGTACGTCAGCCGGCCGATCGTGAAAATCGCGGCGAAGAACGCGAGGGGGTGCAGGAGCGGCGCGAGCAGCAACGCCGCGGGGCCGCGCGCGAACGGGTAGTCGTAGAAGTGCGACGGCGGCCACGGGCCGACGCGCGGCAACACTATGAGCGCGTAGACCGCGTCGGACGCGATCGCCAGCGCGGCGGAACCAAGACCTGCGGCGAGCAGCGCGCGGTCGCGCCGCAGCGCGCCGTCGACCGCGACGACGAGTCCCACGATCGCGAGCTCGATGCAGACGTCCTCGCGCAGCCCCGCGAGCAACACCGCGCAGATCGCGACCCACGCCCACGCGCGGCGCCGCACCGCGAGCCACCAGCCCAGCGCGAGCGCCGGCAGCAATCCGAGGTCGCGGAATTCGCCGAACCCGACCGCCACCAGCGGCGGGTAGACCAGCGCGACGGCGCCGATCCGGTCGGCGACGCCGCGCTCGAGGCGCATCGTCCGCGCGACCGCGGCGAGCAGCGGCGCGGACGCGACCGTGGCGGCGGCAAGGATCGCTTGCAGCACCCACACGCTATGCGTCGCGGCGAGGAACGGCCACAGGAGCACCAGCGTGGGCGACCAGTGAAACCGGTAGTGCGTCCCGCCTTCGATTCCGTTCCGCATCCCACCGAACGAGTCCAGCACGATCTGCACGAACGTCCCAGTGTCGGCCCCGTAGCTCCAGTCCGCCGTGCGGATCGTGGCGAGAATGCTGAGGACCAGGAAAGCGGCGATGGTCCCGATCCACAGACCGGAGACGCGGTTGGTGCGCACCAGGATCTGCTGTTCGCCCTTATAGCCGTGAATTCGTTCCGAATCCAAGCGACCAGAGGGCCAACGGGGTGGAATCGGCTAGCGAACGCGCGGTAAGCGCTATGCCGCGACATGCGTGGCACAAGGTACAAAGGAAGTCCACTTCGACACTTGGGTGTCGGTAAGACGCGCGGGTTTTGCGGCTCGGGCCGTGGTATTGCGGATCATGGCGTTCCCGTGGAGGGCTTCAGCGCTTGCCTGGCCAGCTATTTGGAGTGGGAGCCGGTAATGGACGAGCTGCCGCATGAGTTCGCCGAGCCGGCCGCGCAAGGGGCGCTGTCATTCAACGGCCAGTTGCACTTCAAATGCGGAAACTGCCATGAAATTTCATGGGCGGACGTCATGTATGGGAAGTCGGCACTTTCCGGTGCCCTCACGCCGCGCTGCCCCAATTGTGAAACGCCACGCCTGCAGCTCATCAAGTTCGACGCTCAGGGCAACGTCGTAAGCCCTCCGTTTCCGAAGCGCTTATTCGTCTTACCCCAAGGTCCGGAGCCTCTCGGAGAGTCGATCGAAAGCGACGTCCATTTCCTAGCCGAGTACTTTCGAACGCTCCAACGGTCTCCCAAGGCTCACGCGGCGTGCGTTCACTTCGTGAGGTTCATCGAGTCGGTCTTCCACCAGGTATATCGCGCAACCGAGGCGGCAACAGACCTATTGAACCTCGCGTCCGGAATCATGAGAGCGGTCTATCGCGAGACCGGGAATCTCGATGCAGCGTACCGGTCGATTTCGCTGATGACAAGGGCGCGCGACATAACGTCGAGCGCGGTCCAGCGTGCGGTCTACGGATTGAACATCAGCCAAACGCTGTATTCCGTTTTGGCGCGCGAACAAGAAGAGCTTCTCGGACTTCGTCTGGGACTCGACGTGAAGGAGTATGCGCTGAAGCTCTCGCGCGAGAGCCTTCTGGTCTTTGAACGAGAACCGCAACTGGCCGAACTGCGCGCGCACCAAAAGTGGCTGATGGGCGACATACTCAAAGCCGGTGAGGCTTCGGAGGGCGAGCTACGCGAGGCTCTCGTCTGGCTAGATGACGCGTTGAACGACCCAGGCCTGCCGGAAGGCATCGTCCCGCACGTCCACGAGAGCCGAGCGCGCACACGCTTGAAACAGGTGACCTCCCCGCCGGACTGACGGGGAAGTCACGCTGTTGTACGACTATCGCCGGGCGCTGTCGCGCTCCGTGAAGAATTCCTCGTGAATCGTCGGGACGTCGTCGAGCTGGTTCACAGCTTGGCGCTGCGTGACGCCGCCGGCTTTGATCTGCTGGCCCTCGGCCGCGAGGCCGCCGTCGGGGGTCAGCAGCCGACCATTGCAGCGTGAGATCACGGTCGCGGGATCCTCTGAACCATCGCGCCCGTCGTCATCGCCGAGCGTCACGGTGAGCACTGAGCTGCCCGGGGCGATGCTTGTTTCGAGCTGCGCGGCGTCCGCCGCGCCGACACCGTGTTCGATCAGCGCCTCGTTGAGCGTGTACTGCTCGCCCGCAAAGAAGCGGCCGATCTTTCCGAGGATGTTGCTGCTGCCGCCCTCGACGACGTCCGTTCCGTCCACCTCGCCGGTCAGCGCGCCCGTGTCAACTCCTCTGGAGCTGTCCTTCGGGCCATGCGGCCTCGT
Coding sequences within:
- a CDS encoding ABC transporter ATP-binding protein — its product is MLLEIDGLVVRYGAVEALHGISLGVEAGEIVALLGANGAGKSTTLKAISRLLPPSGGSIRFGGRSLEGLDPEDVVALGIAHVPEGRKIFPGLSVVDNLRLGATPRRDAGRAQTDADVDEMLQLFPPLRPLGAKMGWTLSGGEQQMLAIARGLMARPKLLLLDEPSLGLAPLVVKDVMETIARIARDGTTVLLVEQNAHLALQIASRAYVLETGRVALSGAASELLKSDEMRRAYLGSAVRVAAAIDAAV
- a CDS encoding ornithine cyclodeaminase family protein, translated to MNPLYLTEGDVVATFTMRDALALVEDAARALAEGRAQNKPRQRAYTSSSVIQVLVAAYGGRMGHKTYTVAPKGRGAKFWYTLFDENGEMLAIIEADALGQIRTGAASGVATRYMAREDARTLAVIGTGWQARTQLEACVHVRPIERVLVYGRDPQRRAEFCELMSERVDVPVEPVASGRDAVAEADVVCTMTNSNTPVLEGAWLKAGAHVNAAGSNRANAQEIDVEAVARAAVVAVEDLAQAKIESGDLRAANESGRWQWEHATRLSDVVAGHALGRTSDDQITLFESLGIGLWDVAAASHVFDRCIVEGRGTRLPIPS
- a CDS encoding NAD(P)-dependent oxidoreductase, yielding MIAWLGTGLLGANFVRKLLERGETVHVWNRTAEKARALEADGAKAFDNPADAVRGAAEIHLTLSDDAAVDAVLEPLTDLILPTAFIADHTTTAPTPTAERVQRWADRGRTFVHAPVFMGPQNAREATGILLLSGDPAVRARVKPRLAPMTGKVLELGDDPSRAAAFKLFGNMMLLVITGGLADVFALARSLGIDPKDAHALFSEFNPGNAIQGRGKQMAEGRFSPPSFELSMARKDARLMIEEAARHGTRLDVMPGVTALQDRYIAAGFGGDDAGVVGSGRA
- a CDS encoding DUF2079 domain-containing protein, whose translation is MDSERIHGYKGEQQILVRTNRVSGLWIGTIAAFLVLSILATIRTADWSYGADTGTFVQIVLDSFGGMRNGIEGGTHYRFHWSPTLVLLWPFLAATHSVWVLQAILAAATVASAPLLAAVARTMRLERGVADRIGAVALVYPPLVAVGFGEFRDLGLLPALALGWWLAVRRRAWAWVAICAVLLAGLREDVCIELAIVGLVVAVDGALRRDRALLAAGLGSAALAIASDAVYALIVLPRVGPWPPSHFYDYPFARGPAALLLAPLLHPLAFFAAIFTIGRLTYVLEAFVPLALVPLRSRLALLAVPGFAIVLLANSGLVWRMGMHYAALWIPWLLIAFAGGIATLRVQRRWTTIAFVLSAIVLIAFSPLHPLHYLKPSYHALADARAVLATIPRDASVATHDEWYTALAATHPNATPLGSGPSWSRAGYVVFAEDYPNEDFQRRVLPLIRDVLRAGHYRLIARRGAVVAYATGLPG